From Peromyscus maniculatus bairdii isolate BWxNUB_F1_BW_parent chromosome 8, HU_Pman_BW_mat_3.1, whole genome shotgun sequence, a single genomic window includes:
- the LOC143266914 gene encoding uncharacterized protein LOC143266914 isoform X1 has product MWRLLTTEPPPWVKPFLFLSAPPPPDSAGGTGGSCSGPQTAEDEFPASSPIAGRLRGRRDKPAKLWSSSPQIEWCADQLSPSTPQPCCLAHGWEQLPPRRRTEGRNSCHHRIGDSLDLTTATWNIGPRDRADRADPGPPDDESPEDQELTKENGGGMEPRATSLHHRWTEALPTKKKTANVVTKKLLDDIFPRYEIPQILGSDNGPAFVSQVSQEVARLLGIDWKLHCAYSPQSSGQVERANKTIKETLTKLTLATGTRDWVLLLPLALYRAQNTPGPHGLTPFEIMYGAPPPIVNFLYSDISSFATSPPTDAKDGVKTPACREQLNRPVVPHPFKIGDSVWVRRHQSRNLKPRLTGQRLGSTRRM; this is encoded by the exons atgtggagactcctgacaacagaacctcccccatgggttaagccgtttctcttcctctcagccccccccccccccgacagcgccggagggaccggcggctcctgcagcggcccccaaacagcggaggatgagtttcctgcttcctccccaattgccggtcgcctacgaggaaggcgggacaaaccagcaaag ctctggtccagcagcccccagatcgagtggtgtgcagaccagttgtctccctcaaccccgcaaccctgctgcctggctcacggatgggagcagcttcctccaagaaggagaacggagggccggaacagctgtcaccaccgaatcggagatagtttggacctcaccactgccacctggaacatcggcccaagagacagagctgatcgcgctgacccaggccctccggatgatgaaagcccggaggaccaggaactaacaaaagaaaatgggggcggaatggagccccgagcgacaagcttacatcatagatggacagaggccttgcctaccaagaaaaagaccgctaacgtggtaaccaaaaaactcctagatgacatctttcccaggtatgaaataccccagatattggggtcagacaatgggcccgccttcgtctcccaggtaagtcaggaggtggccaggctactggggatcgattggaaacttcattgtgcatacagcccccagagctcaggacaggtagaacgtgcaaataaaaccattaaggagactttaaccaaattaacgcttgcaactggcactagagattgggtgctcctactccccctagccctttaccgagcccagaacactcctgggcctcatggcctaaccccgttcgagatcatgtatggggctcccccaccaattgtaaatttcctttactctgatatctcctcttttgccactagccctccaactgatgcaaaagacggtgtaaaaacccctgcctgccgggagcaactgaaccgcccggtggtgcctcacccattcaagattggggactctgtctgggtccgacgccatcaatctaggaacctaaagccgaggttgacgggacagcggcttgggtccacacgtcgcatgtaa
- the LOC143266914 gene encoding uncharacterized protein LOC143266914 isoform X2: protein MWRLLTTEPPPWVKPFLFLSAPPPPDSAGGTGGSCSGPQTAEDEFPASSPIAGRLRGRRDKPAKLWSSSPQIEWCADQLSPSTPQPCCLAHGWEQLPPRRRTEGRNSCHHRIGDSLDLTTATWNIGPRDRADRADPGPPDDESPEDQELTKENGGGMEPRATSLHHRWTEALPTKKKTANVVTKKLLDDIFPRYEIPQILGSDNGPAFVSQPSN, encoded by the exons atgtggagactcctgacaacagaacctcccccatgggttaagccgtttctcttcctctcagccccccccccccccgacagcgccggagggaccggcggctcctgcagcggcccccaaacagcggaggatgagtttcctgcttcctccccaattgccggtcgcctacgaggaaggcgggacaaaccagcaaag ctctggtccagcagcccccagatcgagtggtgtgcagaccagttgtctccctcaaccccgcaaccctgctgcctggctcacggatgggagcagcttcctccaagaaggagaacggagggccggaacagctgtcaccaccgaatcggagatagtttggacctcaccactgccacctggaacatcggcccaagagacagagctgatcgcgctgacccaggccctccggatgatgaaagcccggaggaccaggaactaacaaaagaaaatgggggcggaatggagccccgagcgacaagcttacatcatagatggacagaggccttgcctaccaagaaaaagaccgctaacgtggtaaccaaaaaactcctagatgacatctttcccaggtatgaaataccccagatattggggtcagacaatgggcccgccttcgtctcccag ccctccaactga